From Bosea sp. NBC_00550, the proteins below share one genomic window:
- a CDS encoding glycosyltransferase family 2 protein: MNSLLHSFSAAHTVLPPSPRSDYLSVVIPCFNEEEGLGEALKRVDAACIAAAVPAYEIILIDDGSQDRTWEIISAAGRENPHIVGVRLARNFGHQLALSAGLTIVTGDRIFVLDADLQDPPELLTDMMRLMDEGADVVYGQRQEREGETATKKLTAKLFYRFLAKLTDIDIPVDTGDFRLMSRRVVELLNSMPESNRFIRGMVSWVGFKQVGLPYRRRERFAGTTKYPLKKMLRLAVDAITGFSIKPLRVASYCGAAFGLAGFILMIYVALSWFDNSTIRGWTSLISIVLLLGSAQIIVLGVIGEYIGRLFIQGKGRPNFIISDVTGGGDSVRALPR, encoded by the coding sequence ATGAACAGTTTGCTGCACTCATTCTCGGCTGCCCACACCGTCCTTCCGCCGTCGCCCCGCAGCGATTATCTGTCAGTCGTCATTCCCTGTTTCAACGAGGAGGAGGGTCTCGGCGAAGCCCTCAAGCGGGTCGACGCCGCCTGCATCGCCGCTGCCGTTCCGGCCTATGAGATCATCCTGATCGACGATGGATCGCAGGATCGCACCTGGGAAATCATCTCGGCAGCCGGCCGAGAGAATCCCCACATCGTCGGCGTCAGGCTCGCCCGCAATTTCGGGCACCAGCTCGCGCTCTCCGCCGGTCTGACCATCGTCACGGGCGACCGTATCTTCGTGCTCGATGCCGATCTTCAGGACCCGCCGGAACTGCTGACCGACATGATGCGGCTGATGGATGAAGGGGCCGATGTCGTTTACGGGCAGCGCCAAGAGCGCGAGGGAGAAACCGCGACCAAGAAGCTCACGGCCAAGCTTTTCTACCGCTTCCTCGCGAAACTCACGGACATCGATATCCCCGTCGATACCGGCGATTTCAGGCTGATGAGCCGCCGCGTCGTCGAGCTGCTGAACAGCATGCCGGAGTCTAACCGCTTCATCCGCGGCATGGTGAGCTGGGTCGGCTTCAAGCAGGTTGGCCTGCCCTATCGGCGGCGCGAGCGCTTCGCCGGGACGACCAAATACCCGCTCAAGAAGATGCTGCGTCTGGCCGTGGATGCCATTACCGGCTTTTCCATCAAGCCCCTGCGCGTCGCCTCCTATTGCGGTGCAGCATTCGGCCTGGCCGGCTTCATTCTGATGATCTACGTGGCCCTGAGCTGGTTCGACAACAGCACGATTCGAGGCTGGACGAGCTTGATCAGCATCGTGCTGCTGCTTGGAAGCGCCCAGATCATCGTGCTCGGCGTGATCGGCGAGTACATCGGGCGCCTGTTCATCCAAGGCAAGGGCCGGCCGAACTTCATCATCAGCGACGTGACTGGCGGTGGCGACAGCGTCCGCGCCCTACCGCGCTAG
- a CDS encoding mannose-1-phosphate guanylyltransferase/mannose-6-phosphate isomerase, whose product MPSSQICPIIIAGGSGTRLWPLSRDTMPKQFISLLDDGLSTFQATLLRVRFEGFSAPIVVTNHEFRFVAAEQMQAVGVQGEIVLEPERRDSAAAVAVGALLAQRRDPDALALVLAADHVVVDAEGFRADCAVAGQLSATGLIMTLGIVPTSPSTAYGYIEPADPLPASNAWRLKRFVEKPDAAKAREYVEAGLLWNSGNFVFPAALMLEELARFAPEVIEGARAAVDAAQRDLDFLRLDAAAFGTVRKISIDYAVMEKTANAGVLAARFDWSDIGSWDALHDVMVKDERGNIAQGPVVAMETEGSLLRSDDMLLTTIGLKDMVVIATRDAVLVADKAQAGKVKTLVEQMKKDGIREASEHLRGYRPWGWYQRIDIGDRFQVKRIRVKPGGKLSLQKHFHRSEHWVVVRGSAEVTVDSQVRIVHENESIYLPIGCVHRLANPGRIDLDLIEVQVGSYTGEDDIVRIEDIYARG is encoded by the coding sequence ATGCCGTCATCGCAGATCTGCCCCATCATCATCGCTGGAGGATCGGGCACGCGGCTCTGGCCCCTTTCGCGCGACACGATGCCCAAGCAGTTCATCTCGCTTCTCGATGACGGCCTCTCCACCTTTCAGGCCACATTGCTGCGCGTCCGCTTCGAGGGATTCTCGGCACCGATCGTCGTGACCAATCATGAGTTTCGCTTCGTGGCGGCGGAGCAGATGCAAGCCGTCGGCGTTCAAGGCGAGATCGTGCTGGAGCCCGAGAGGCGGGATTCGGCCGCTGCTGTCGCCGTGGGTGCACTGCTCGCGCAGCGCCGCGATCCCGACGCATTGGCGCTCGTGCTCGCGGCCGATCACGTCGTCGTCGATGCCGAGGGCTTCCGGGCCGATTGCGCCGTGGCGGGACAATTGTCCGCGACGGGGCTGATCATGACGTTGGGTATCGTGCCGACGTCGCCGTCCACCGCCTATGGCTATATCGAGCCGGCCGATCCGTTGCCGGCTTCCAATGCATGGCGGCTCAAGCGCTTCGTCGAGAAGCCCGATGCCGCGAAGGCGCGCGAATATGTGGAAGCCGGGCTGCTCTGGAACAGCGGCAACTTCGTCTTCCCTGCGGCGCTGATGCTCGAAGAGCTCGCCCGTTTCGCGCCGGAGGTGATCGAGGGCGCGCGGGCCGCCGTCGATGCGGCGCAGCGCGACCTTGATTTCCTGCGCTTGGATGCGGCCGCCTTCGGCACCGTCCGCAAGATCTCGATCGACTACGCGGTCATGGAAAAGACGGCGAATGCCGGTGTTCTGGCCGCCCGGTTCGACTGGTCCGACATTGGCAGTTGGGATGCCCTGCACGATGTGATGGTCAAGGACGAGCGGGGCAACATCGCGCAAGGGCCGGTCGTGGCGATGGAAACCGAAGGATCGCTGCTGCGCAGCGACGACATGCTGCTCACCACGATCGGGCTGAAGGATATGGTGGTGATCGCCACGCGCGATGCGGTGCTGGTCGCCGACAAGGCGCAGGCGGGCAAGGTCAAGACGCTGGTCGAGCAGATGAAAAAGGACGGCATCCGCGAGGCGAGCGAGCATCTGCGGGGCTACCGCCCCTGGGGATGGTATCAGCGCATCGATATCGGCGATCGCTTCCAGGTGAAGCGCATCCGGGTGAAGCCCGGCGGCAAGCTCAGCCTCCAGAAGCATTTTCACCGTTCGGAGCACTGGGTGGTCGTGCGCGGCAGTGCCGAGGTGACGGTCGACAGCCAGGTGCGCATCGTTCACGAGAACGAATCGATCTATCTGCCGATCGGATGCGTCCACAGGCTCGCCAATCCCGGTCGCATCGATCTGGATCTCATCGAGGTGCAGGTCGGCAGCTACACCGGTGAGGACGACATCGTCCGGATCGAGGACATCTATGCACGCGGTTGA
- a CDS encoding phosphomannomutase — translation MSSLKFGTSGLRGLVSELVGLPAYSHVRAFCAMLRDDDAAGPAGEVLIGQDLRSSSPLIAAQCAQAVADGGLVPVDCGALPTPALALAAMKRGAPAIMVTGSHIPDDRNGLKFYRAQGEIDKTDEARILAWHAKLALTAAPDVSVEPARSEAIADYRARYVTFFGSDALAGLSVGVYQHSSVGRDVICDVLTALGAAPVALGRSDRFIPVDTEALRPEDEELARQWALQNRLDAIVSTDGDADRPLVADEAGRFLRGDLVGALTAKFLDADAIVTPVTSNSALDRPGLFEKVLRTRVGSPYVIAGMAEAKVDGARAVVGFEANGGVLLGSDIRRDGRLLAALPTRDAMLPILATLATVRSSGKKLSAIAAEANFAVALSNRLQEIPQDKTAALIARLDAEDSGFRDAAFGMRGGVAARDRRDGLRLTLADGATVHFRASGNAPELRVYVEAAEQASAEELLAESLAFAATQTR, via the coding sequence ATGTCTTCCCTGAAATTCGGCACTTCCGGCCTGCGCGGCCTCGTCAGCGAACTGGTCGGACTGCCGGCTTACAGCCATGTCCGCGCCTTCTGCGCCATGCTGCGCGACGATGATGCGGCAGGTCCCGCCGGCGAGGTGCTGATCGGGCAGGATCTGCGCTCGTCGAGCCCTCTCATCGCCGCCCAATGCGCGCAGGCGGTTGCCGATGGCGGCCTCGTTCCCGTCGATTGCGGCGCCTTGCCGACGCCGGCCCTGGCTCTGGCCGCGATGAAGCGCGGCGCGCCCGCCATCATGGTGACCGGCAGCCACATTCCCGACGACCGCAACGGGCTGAAATTCTATCGGGCACAAGGCGAGATCGACAAGACCGACGAGGCGCGCATCCTGGCCTGGCATGCCAAGCTTGCCCTGACAGCCGCTCCCGATGTCTCGGTCGAGCCCGCGCGGAGCGAGGCCATCGCCGACTACCGCGCGCGCTATGTCACCTTCTTCGGCAGCGATGCCCTCGCCGGCCTGAGTGTCGGCGTCTATCAGCATTCCTCGGTCGGGCGCGACGTGATCTGCGATGTGCTCACCGCGCTCGGCGCGGCCCCCGTCGCGCTCGGCCGCAGCGACCGGTTCATTCCCGTCGACACCGAGGCTCTGCGGCCGGAGGATGAGGAGCTGGCGCGGCAATGGGCCCTGCAAAACCGGCTCGACGCGATCGTCTCGACCGACGGCGACGCCGACCGGCCGCTCGTCGCCGATGAGGCCGGCCGCTTTCTGCGCGGGGACCTCGTCGGGGCGCTCACCGCAAAATTCCTGGACGCAGACGCAATCGTGACTCCGGTCACCTCGAACTCCGCCCTCGACCGGCCCGGCTTGTTCGAAAAGGTGCTGCGGACCCGCGTGGGCTCCCCCTATGTCATCGCCGGCATGGCAGAGGCGAAAGTTGACGGCGCACGGGCCGTGGTCGGTTTCGAGGCCAATGGTGGCGTGCTGCTCGGCTCCGACATCAGACGCGACGGCCGGTTGCTTGCCGCCCTGCCGACGCGCGACGCGATGCTGCCCATCCTCGCGACGCTAGCCACGGTCAGGTCATCAGGCAAGAAGCTGAGCGCTATCGCCGCCGAGGCGAATTTCGCGGTGGCCCTGTCGAACAGGCTTCAGGAGATTCCGCAGGACAAGACTGCGGCCCTGATCGCCAGGCTCGATGCGGAGGATTCCGGCTTCCGTGATGCCGCCTTCGGGATGCGCGGTGGCGTCGCCGCGCGCGATCGGCGCGACGGCTTGCGCCTGACGCTCGCGGACGGCGCGACAGTGCACTTCCGCGCCTCGGGCAACGCGCCCGAACTGCGCGTCTATGTCGAGGCGGCCGAGCAGGCGAGTGCCGAAGAACTGCTGGCCGAAAGCCTGGCCTTCGCCGCGACGCAGACGCGCTGA
- a CDS encoding porin, whose amino-acid sequence MIWFGTFAGEARAAGRPPLLLRSCKIEAPDLAPVFPKPPAVSLKAADAQAADDDDEEDDTEEEDEEDRPPSGFVSPGLGSCIAISGTVNAGLQRDEYRANASARATGLVPQNATSFPLSTTFRIESGQSLANGQYLAAAFEFSFDTNSEGGNDITIGEASVTLGAFSAGLASSRFDFWAGDEFAFIARIPSRTVALIGYERPLTDTISLSLSAEDVAADQRIPQASAGRRVPDGVARLVYEGDELTLHGAVALREVPRIGAASLSGRAAIIGATWEGDLLDKSFTLSGQIAGAVNAAPYIGSQLDRRTALPFLSGDQTSRGWSGVVSLGWEWTDEWSSNAYISRYMLTLPRVGDATGQVRIDRLAANVIWKPAKGLRLGLEGSVAWQRIDITGLALAAGLSGRQSSAQLFIERVF is encoded by the coding sequence TTGATCTGGTTTGGAACGTTTGCCGGAGAGGCACGGGCCGCCGGCAGACCTCCGCTGCTGCTGCGAAGCTGCAAGATCGAAGCTCCCGACCTCGCCCCGGTCTTTCCGAAGCCTCCGGCCGTCTCTCTCAAAGCCGCGGATGCGCAGGCTGCGGATGATGACGACGAGGAAGACGACACGGAGGAGGAGGACGAGGAGGATCGCCCGCCCTCCGGCTTCGTCTCGCCCGGCCTGGGCAGTTGCATCGCCATCTCCGGCACGGTGAATGCGGGGCTGCAACGCGATGAGTATCGGGCGAATGCCTCGGCGCGCGCGACGGGGCTGGTGCCGCAGAATGCGACGAGCTTTCCATTGAGCACGACGTTCCGGATCGAGAGCGGCCAGTCGCTCGCGAACGGCCAGTATCTGGCGGCCGCTTTCGAATTCTCGTTCGACACGAACAGCGAAGGTGGCAACGACATCACCATCGGTGAGGCGAGCGTCACGCTGGGAGCGTTCAGCGCCGGGCTGGCAAGCTCGCGCTTCGATTTCTGGGCCGGCGACGAATTCGCCTTCATCGCGCGAATTCCCAGCCGCACCGTCGCGCTCATCGGCTACGAGCGCCCGCTCACGGACACGATCAGTCTCTCCTTGTCCGCCGAGGATGTCGCCGCCGACCAGCGCATTCCGCAGGCGAGCGCGGGGCGCCGTGTGCCCGACGGCGTGGCTCGTCTCGTCTATGAGGGCGATGAGCTGACACTGCACGGTGCCGTGGCCTTGCGCGAGGTCCCGCGCATCGGTGCCGCGAGCCTCTCCGGCCGCGCCGCGATCATCGGCGCGACCTGGGAAGGCGATTTGCTGGACAAGTCATTCACGCTCTCCGGCCAGATCGCCGGAGCGGTCAACGCGGCGCCCTATATCGGCTCTCAGCTCGACCGGCGCACGGCCCTGCCATTCCTGTCGGGGGATCAGACCTCGCGCGGCTGGTCCGGCGTCGTCTCGCTCGGCTGGGAGTGGACCGACGAATGGTCGAGCAATGCCTATATCAGCCGGTACATGCTGACATTGCCGCGTGTCGGCGATGCAACCGGCCAGGTGCGGATCGACCGGCTGGCGGCCAACGTCATCTGGAAGCCGGCGAAAGGCCTGCGCCTCGGCCTCGAGGGGTCGGTTGCCTGGCAACGGATAGACATCACAGGGCTGGCGCTCGCCGCAGGGCTTTCCGGCAGGCAAAGCTCGGCGCAGCTCTTCATCGAACGGGTTTTCTGA